From Pirellulaceae bacterium:
TTAGGCCGTGAAGGCAAAATGGGTTTTGCACAAAAGGGAATGGAACGAAATCGGGCTCGTGAGCTGTTTCAGCAGATTGGTGTCGACGTGCCCGTCGATGCACCTTGTAGCGCACTTTCTGTGGCTCAGCAACAGATCGTAGAAATTGCTAAGGCGCTTTCGCAGAAAGTGCGATTGATTGTCATGGATGAGCCCTCTGCGGCATTAACGCCCAATGAAGTGGACCGTTTGTTTGACATCATTCGGGATTTGAAGGCACAAGGGATTGGAGTCATCTATATCAGTCATCGGTTGGACGAAGTTTTTCAGATTGCCGATCGAATTACTGTTCTACGCGATGGAAAGCATGTCGGAGATGCTCCCGTTCGCCAAATCACGCGACAGCGAATGATCGAAATGATGGTCGGTCGCGAAATCGAAGATGAATTTCCCAAGCAGCATCATCCGATTGGGGACCCACGCTTACGTGTGGAGTCATTGAACCGTGCAGATGTTGTGCGGGATGTAAGTTTCGAAGTACGGGCGGGAGAAGTATTGGGGGTCACAGGCCTGATCGGTGCCGGAAGGACCGAGACAGCTCGGCTGATCTTTGGAGCTGACTTGCCGGACTCGGGAGCGATCTATCTGGATGGCCAACTGCTTGTGATTCGAAATCCACAAGATGCGATTCGAGCAGGCATCTGTCTCTTAACGGAAGATAGGAAATCTCAGGGATTGGTTTTGGGCCTAAGCGCACGCGAAAATTTTGGTTTGCCAAATTTGACTGATCTGGGTACCGCTGGTTTTGTCGACCGTCGTCGCGAACACCAGGCCTTTGCGGGATACATTGATAAGTTGAAGATCAAGACGCCGAGTCAGGAACAATTGGTCAAAAATCTTTCAGGTGGCAATCAACAAAAAGTTGTGCTTGCCAAATGGCTACAGCGAAATGCAGAAGTGATTATTTTTGATGAGCCGACGCGCGGGATCGATGTGGGAGCGAAGTATGAAATCTACTTGTTGATCAACGGTCTTGCCAAACAGGGGAAAGCAGTTGTGATGATTACCTCCGAATTGCCAGAGGCCTTGGGGATGAGCGATCGGATACTGGTGATGCATGAAGGTCGTGTTACCGGAATGATCGACGACGTATCAGCGACAACGCAGGAACAGAT
This genomic window contains:
- a CDS encoding sugar ABC transporter ATP-binding protein, with the protein product MQQPQVAANEEPLLEMRAIGKTFPGVRALDDVDLTLHRGEVVALLGENGAGKSTLIKILGGAHLPDSGSIQIDGEPILLPSPAAAYAAGIGVIFQEFNLIPGLTAWENIFLGREGKMGFAQKGMERNRARELFQQIGVDVPVDAPCSALSVAQQQIVEIAKALSQKVRLIVMDEPSAALTPNEVDRLFDIIRDLKAQGIGVIYISHRLDEVFQIADRITVLRDGKHVGDAPVRQITRQRMIEMMVGREIEDEFPKQHHPIGDPRLRVESLNRADVVRDVSFEVRAGEVLGVTGLIGAGRTETARLIFGADLPDSGAIYLDGQLLVIRNPQDAIRAGICLLTEDRKSQGLVLGLSARENFGLPNLTDLGTAGFVDRRREHQAFAGYIDKLKIKTPSQEQLVKNLSGGNQQKVVLAKWLQRNAEVIIFDEPTRGIDVGAKYEIYLLINGLAKQGKAVVMITSELPEALGMSDRILVMHEGRVTGMIDDVSATTQEQIMELAVG